Genomic window (Helianthus annuus cultivar XRQ/B chromosome 3, HanXRQr2.0-SUNRISE, whole genome shotgun sequence):
TATAAGCAATCTTTTAAAGACCGAGTTAGATGCAATCTCAGTCCAACCAACAAATCATACAAAGGAGAAATTTGGTGTCCATGGACTGGAAACAACCTCATACACATTTAGTTGTATATAATAATGGGCTACACTCTCAATAAAATATCTTTGTTTTCATTCAAGTAGAAGTTTTTTTATTCTTTCAACAAAAGGCGTGAAAATTGTTATATTCTTTTGTTCATGTTTCCCTTCTTTTAGGACCGAATCATTTTATAAGTTTAACTACAACTTCACATTTCGTGATTAAGTTTATGAAAACTTTCTCTCTTCTTATAGCGAAGACATTaatatgttatatattttttatgattttaagTGTGTATTAATCATAAATAGTTTTTAATAAAAGTAACTTTCTCGAGCCTGGGAAGCAATctcgggtgataacctagtatatGTAATATATTATGTATTCGCGTAGTTAGACACAACCTTCTAACACCTTTCAGAAAAAAGACACAACCTTCTACTAGTTAGATACatcacaaaaaaaaaagtaaaaaaaaaaaaaataattacaataACGACTCAAGCATGTGAAGATGGATAACTATAATGATTAGCCGGACCCGGAATATATTTAACGAAAAGTCATGTGTAAGAGCTCTCATTTTACATTAGATTTTTCATTTCAATTTTAAATACattattataattttattttaatatttaagcACCCACTTctttcatttaactaaacgaattTTGATTTTATACGGAAGCACAGCCGGCCGAAGTCGGCACTCTTACATATAATATGAACATGGTCGTCATCTACTTCTGCATAAAAAGTGTATTTTGGAAATTAGTAAAAACATTATTCTTGGAAAACCCCATAAGCAAACTATGGGTTCTTCCTTCAGCTGTTGTGATTCTGACAAGGTTAATGAAGGGTATGCAAAACTTATTAgggttatatgttttttttttttttttttttttttttttttataaatttatatgtGCTGaagtaatatatttttttagggTTCCATCAAGCAATGATCCCTCTACATGGAGAATCTTCACTTTCAAGGAGTTGCATTCAGCTACTAATGGTTTTAGTGAAGATAACAAGCTTGGAGAGGGAGGTTTTGGAAGCGTTTTCTGGGGCAAAACGTCTGATGGTCTTCAGGTGAGATTTATGGCTGCCTTTTATTTTAGATTCATCATATGTTGTAGTTGTAGTGTTACACAATGCAAATCCTTGCTATCGTCTACAAGAATTCATCACGTAACTAAAATTAGGATTGTTTAAAAAACTCACGATTCATAATAATCTTGCACAAAAATACAGCCAACTTGTTTTAATATATGAACTATAAATTCTTAGCTTATAAGATAAACAGTTCGGTATGTTAATACATATTAGGATGATGAAGTTGTAattttacatttatttttaaGTGAGCAAAAATGTGTTTTGTTAATTTGTCTCTCTTAAGTATCTTTTACACACTAATGCTAGTTatgtgataaataaataaaaaagtaagtGAATAATATTGTTTATAAAAACTATAAATTAGTTAGCTGGTAACCTAAATTTTGTAGTTATAATTCTTTACAAACCTATGTAAATATAGATATCCTATTTAACTATATCCTCAAAatcgtttttattttatatgattTCACATATAATCTTTTAAATCTATAAAATATTTCATTAATTAATTGTTCCATTGCTTTACCGGTTACTTTGTTAGTGTATGTGTGCACGCGTGTAGATACCAAATTTCCGTCTGGAAAAAGTTTTTTGATCCCTCACTTGCTACACATGTGTTGGTCACTAATCATTTTATGCTTTTGTTCATACGTTTTAGATAGCAGTTAAACAACTGAAATCGATGAATTCAAAAGCTGAGATGGAATTTGCTGTTGAAGTGGAAGTTCTTGGAAGGGTTCGACACAAGAATTTGTTAGGACTTAGGGGTTATTGTGCTTCGGCTGAACAACGACTTATAGTCTATGATTACATGCCTAATCTTAGCTTGTTATCTCACCTCCATGGCCAATTTGCTGCTGAAGTTCAACTTGATTGGAAAAAGAGGATGAAAGTTGCCCTTGGATCGGCAGAAGGACTACTGTAAGTTTCCATGAGCACTCTTTATCAAATACTTGTTAACTTTTAAACTAAAAAGATCAAAATTAATATAACTAAAGGCAGTGGCAGAGTTAGACAAAAAGTTCCGAGCGGGCGGAAAGACATGAGACCCagtttatatattatatagatatttaggcaaaataattggggAGCAATCCTATATATTCGTGATGTTATTAGTAATACATTGCCGGCCATTGGAATGAAAATATTATCAAGAAGGTGAGGAAAACTTCTTGAAAGGCCGTCTAtttcatttttaaattatttCTATAATAATTAAAATGTGCTTAATATTCCTTATGTGTCCTTTCCTGATTAATGTACTTGCTAACGGTATTTAGGTCGTCTAGTGTAGGTATTAACCAAATAAAATAAGTATATTAGTTAATGAAGAAAATGAAAGAAACGCATGGTAGTGTTCTCTAGGTTTTTGTTCTCATGAAAACTATGCTAACAATGTTGTCTTGTGTTATCTTTTGGTAGCCCCCTAGTGTAATCATTAGGAGATCCATACTAATGCATTATGCATGATTTTTCCAGAgaaaagaaaaattgaagaatGTGAAACAACATGAGTTATATCGCAATAGTATATTGATATTAATAAACAATCAATAAGTAATCTCGTTTAAGCAGACTAAAATTATTACAATTTTCACACCACGGCATAATGACTATCTAAAGGTCCTTGTCACAAAATTactaaaacacattcaaaactaTGCTTAAAGGTTACAAAATTCATATTTATTGTATACAGAATATAATTTTAAAACTATTCGTTCCCTATAACTTCTATTCTATTTTAGTAAACCTACGTACTTATAACACTGGCAATCTTTAACATATTTGATATCACAGGTACTTGCACCATGAAGTTACACCCCACATAATCCACAGAGACATTAAGGCAAGTAATGTCCTCCTAGACTCTAACTTCGAACCGCTAGTAGCAGACTTCGGATTCGCCAAGCTAATCCCAGATGGTGTTAGTCACATGACCACCAGGGTCAAGGGCACACTAGGTTACTTAGCCCCTGAATACGCCATGTGGGGAAAAGTCTCCGAAAGTTGCGATGTTTACAGCTTTGGCATTCTTCTCTTAGAACTGGTAACAGGACGAAAACCGATTGAGAAACTCCCAGGAGGTGTAAAACGAACCATAACTGAGTGGGCTGAACCCTACATTGAAAAAGGAAGGTTTCGCGAGTTGGCTGACCCGAAATTGAGAGGCAATTTTGATGAAGATCAGCTGAAACAATTCATAAATGCGGCTGCACTTTGCGTGCAAAGTGAGCCCGAAAGGAGGCCTAACATGAAGGAAGTTGTGGCCTTGCTTAAAGGGTATGAACCTAAGGGGAACATGATGCAATTCAGGTTAAAGAGTGTCAAATATGGTGATGATCTTGTGGCTAAGGATCAAgctagtgatgatgatgatgatgattatgatgaGGATAGAACGGGTGGTGGGTATGACGAAAGTGATGCTTATGGAGTTTTTGGTGCCATGAGCAACGTGCAGAAGATGCATGATCCATACAAGAGGTATGCAGACAGAATGGGGAAGAAAGGGTGATTGAATATCTTCATTATTTAATTAAGAACATCAAAAGTTCCATCTTTTCGGATGTTGTTATGGGATCTTCGAAAATTATCTTGTGTGATATCCTTACGATGATAATTATCTGTTTGAACGGGGTTTCTATATCTCTTAAATTATTTTGTTATATAATTTGGTATTGTAAATTACAATATTCTTAATTAATACATTTGATATTGTAAGACTAAATATAATTATTGGGTTATATTTAATTGTGTAACCATTAAAATCATTTATATTAGAGTTAATTGCttggatagtccttgtggtttaccatttttcacctatagtccttATCTTTTTAAAATAATATGTTTGGTCCCTATGATTTGCTCGGTTGTTACTCGGATGGTTCATAGAGTGAATGTCTGTTAGTTTGCTCAGTTAAGTTGGtatgaaattactaaattacccttagAGTTAATAAAcattaattaaaatattaaaagatatataaaataattatGTGTGTGGTCCTCACTCCACCCAATCAGCCCGTTCCCACCATCTATATTGGACCCGCCcactaccatcatcatcttcaacctcattCACTCTCCTCCCACAACAACACAACCCACCCGTCGGTTGTTGAATTCCGACAAACAAGATCAGTGATTTAAACGTATTAACCACAACAACATCAGCAACCGAAAGAAAGCTTTGAGCAACTATCAAATTCGATACCCAGTTCACAGTAGTTGCTATTCCTCCAAAAGTCTCGCGATACAATTCTGAGTATATTTCAGAATTCACCGTCCATGGAATGGACCCGTCCCAAGGGCGAACGAACTAACGTAATTATTGCTTATTAATTGTAAGGGTAATTTGTAATTTCATACCATATTAACTGAGCAAACTAACAGACATCCATTATGGGGACTGTCCGAGTAACAGCCGAGTAAATCATAGGGAATTAACATGCTATTTTAAAAAGGTGTGGATTAAGGTGGAAAAAAGACAAACcatggggactatccgagtaacagcCGAGTAAATCATAGGGACTAATtctttatattatatagatcaaaatatattatacCTATTATGAAATTAGTTGCTAATTGTTGACAGGCCATATTATCCTTATTAACTAATGATCCTTCCGTGTATCCTTGATACATCATTTTTACTATGTACAACGGGTATTGGAACgatcaaggatccttaattcTTGTAACAGTTTATAATAATTGTCTTCGATATGCCTTTGTAGTTTGATGCAGGTAAATGAGTTAAATGAGTTGGACTTGGTCAAGCTAGAATCTCGCTAAATATGCTCCGAAAAAAGCACATGCAAAAGATGGATTAGCCGTTATGGACAATCGTGGTGACTTCCATCTTTTTCATTTTGTTAGTTAGATAGTTTCCATTAACATTTATGGGATGATCAACTCATTAGACACACAATTCGCACACTTAGCAACTTTCGAATACTCTTTGAAACACACACACTAGTGACTATTTGTATTGATCTTGTTCATCATCCAAAGTTGTACCCGATTTTGCATTGTTCTTTGATTGATataattggtgatcggtagtttccatcacccgaggtttttatgtgggagatcttctaaagatgaAGGGTTTTTTACTCGTATAAATCATGGTTTTAATTGCCATTTTCATTTCATATTCAGTTACATTATTGTTCAACATTCAAGCACTCTACCTCACAAATCAGATTTGATTTCATTATCGTTAAaccgatttttgaccaaaacaataatcatttatattatatagatcaaaatatattatacCTATTATATAAATAGTCGGTAAATgttaatggaccatattacccttattactaattaggtttcctcttgttTGTATATATAAGAAGATGATTAAAGAGGTTAAGGGTTAGACACTATAGTAACATCAAGAAATCGCCCCCCTCTACTCCTCTTTCGCCATCCGAATTCCACCCTAGAATTCGGTTTCACCATCACCTTAAGGAGAAACTAGATCATCCTGACAATTATGTCGAACTCCATGCCTGCGTCTCTAGCTGGATTCTTTGTTAGCCTTTCTGTGGTTACATATATTTCTATAAATTTTTCATTATTTTATACAGAACTGATGAACAAATATTTGTAAatgacataaaaaataaaaatcattCTTGTGGTATATGATAACTATTATGGAAAGAGTAGTTATATGATTCCATATGTTGTTCAAAATGAATCACGATCGAGCCACTAAACATCAAAGAATTAAAGAGTCTAGGAAGTCGTTTAAAGGGAGAAATATCACCAACGACTTCTTTATTGAATTGAATTGTAAGATATCGAAGAACTAAAAACAAAAATGGGTTCAACATCAGTTGTTCTCAACATTTTCTACACCCACTTCTATATACCTATTCTTTACACACTTCTATATACCTATTTGTGAAGAATCCATAAAATTCTTGTGTTCGTGTGCCGTGCTTTATATTTTGCTTTTATTGTGTTTTCGTTGTGAATCAGTATTCCGCTGCGTCACTTGACACCTAACAAGGGGTAGACAACTAAGCCCAAAACTTTATTATACTAGTATTTAGGATCCCGCACGTTACGGCAGGATCTTTTAACTGAACAAATAATAGACGTAAAATTGTTAAACCACGCACGCGCGATACGacgtgttaactcgtaaaataaAGAGCGTAATGTAAGACATTATTAAGTATAGTTAGATTAGAGGTTGTAAAAAGTAGCAACAATAAATATTTAGAAATTAGACATTAATTAATGATTTCAAATTTAATGCTgtaattgttttaatgttttgcATTATTTGAATTAAAGTAATATAACATCCACATtaataaaaaagttttttttccCTATGGGTTTATAATCCTCAAGCCCTCATATCCATAATATTACATTTCCCTGGTATCCAGGTGAATAGCGAATATGAGTAGCGTCGATTTAACTTTGATGGGAGGCAATGTTTTATCGATTATTCCAGCGTCGTGTGTTTCGCCCGGTGAAAGTCGGGTTTCCACGCATCTGGGGAGAGCCAAGGGCTgacggcggtcgagtagtcgaccttatCCACAAC
Coding sequences:
- the LOC110939439 gene encoding PTI1-like tyrosine-protein kinase At3g15890, which gives rise to MGSSFSCCDSDKVNEGVPSSNDPSTWRIFTFKELHSATNGFSEDNKLGEGGFGSVFWGKTSDGLQIAVKQLKSMNSKAEMEFAVEVEVLGRVRHKNLLGLRGYCASAEQRLIVYDYMPNLSLLSHLHGQFAAEVQLDWKKRMKVALGSAEGLLYLHHEVTPHIIHRDIKASNVLLDSNFEPLVADFGFAKLIPDGVSHMTTRVKGTLGYLAPEYAMWGKVSESCDVYSFGILLLELVTGRKPIEKLPGGVKRTITEWAEPYIEKGRFRELADPKLRGNFDEDQLKQFINAAALCVQSEPERRPNMKEVVALLKGYEPKGNMMQFRLKSVKYGDDLVAKDQASDDDDDDYDEDRTGGGYDESDAYGVFGAMSNVQKMHDPYKRYADRMGKKG